A part of Sugiyamaella lignohabitans strain CBS 10342 chromosome D, complete sequence genomic DNA contains:
- the MNN4 gene encoding Mnn4p (Putative positive regulator of mannosylphosphate transferase Mnn6p; involved in mannosylphosphorylation of N-linked oligosaccharides; expression increases in late-logarithmic and stationary growth phases; coding sequence contains length polymorphisms in different strains; MNN4 has a paralog, YJR061W, that arose from the whole genome duplication; GO_component: GO:0016021 - integral component of membrane [Evidence IEA]; GO_component: GO:0016020 - membrane [Evidence IEA,IEA]; GO_component: GO:0016020 - membrane [Evidence ISS] [PMID 9023541]; GO_function: GO:0008047 - enzyme activator activity [Evidence IMP] [PMID 9459307]; GO_process: GO:0071470 - cellular response to osmotic stress [Evidence IEP] [PMID 9459307]; GO_process: GO:0006487 - protein N-linked glycosylation [Evidence IMP] [PMID 9023541]; GO_process: GO:0006493 - protein O-linked glycosylation [Evidence IMP] [PMID 9813355]), whose translation MSLPIDSIDAEKQLDTVTRSSRPTSPSDLDSDSSKVIGCLAYVPVVLGRNTSRFTRLLRHNVIGKILLILGSGYFITIAMLYMFSSDVYPSTDSLKALFETGSNANSAPVEPKPIEDGRFDPRAIVTALRATSTDEVSVFDWGDWLDLSEVKGYAETSESSKFNWLSKTVPLSEVNFPPRSKADEKEQAFVGKLYLDNFARVPSQVIMVGEARATYAMRAKDASRNHVDYSEQPEPEETEQQKQDREKGEEEDRKQEAEMNKKKQDRENRRKEAEEKRKKLGEEKKEEKKEDETADKTKRDDETEVDLENIPVVSQVPDAPSPRIINMTPAEMAKEKARVFPPLLPALANGTLEDKVAVTLNASMFTLDLAALQKTGVNSSPLEIKHAEMIKKARKYVGTSSKHFYEVLLTNDPYGHGTHYDWRFFNLVRLGNEHEAVMHHLMRAWSMFADQEGIASWISHGSLIGWYWNGISMPWDSDNDVQMPIVELDRFAQLYNGTLVVEDEKEGTGRYYIDVGPWYVSRHKGNGRNVIDARFIDIRSGIYIDITGLAQTDRPGQFACKNNHYYHHDWLSPMRRTLYEGAETYVPNMYEAVLRDEYNKYRQSTFKDWSFNRDLRLWVPTKKCAKFNVPSLKFDENNDLNLYGACNDANIYKEYTLTKEVSREHANEMDIYNRMDIVNKNGKNMFVDTDETRALFADEFRVYYPPLRADPGISADKSWQH comes from the coding sequence ATGTCTTTACCAATTGATTCGATAGACGCTGAAAAGCAACTCGACACAGTAACAAGGTCATCACGACCAACGTCGCCCTCGGATTTAGATTCTGACAGTTCCAAAGTCATTGGCTGCTTAGCATATGTGCCCGTTGTTCTGGGCCGTAATACTTCGAGATTCACTCGACTACTACGACACAATGTCATTGGCAAGATCCTGCTGATACTAGGGTCGGGTTATTTCATCACCATTGCCATGCTGTACATGTTTTCTTCAGACGTGTACCCATCAACCGACTCTCTCAAGGCATTGTTTGAAACAGGTTCTAACGCCAATTCAGCACCAGTCGAACCAAAACCAATTGAAGATGGTCGATTCGACCCTCGAGCCATTGTCACTGCTCTCAGAGCTACTTCGACTGACGAAGTATCGGTATTTGACTGGGGTGACTGGCTCGACCTGTCCGAAGTCAAGGGATATGCCGAGACGAGTGAGAGCTCTAAATTCAACTGGCTGTCCAAGACAGTCCCTCTTAGTGAAGTCAACTTTCCTCCACGTAGTAAAGCCGACGAGAAGGAACAGGCCTTTGTTGGTAAGCTTTATCTCGATAACTTTGCTCGTGTTCCTAGTCAAGTCATTATGGTTGGTGAAGCCAGAGCTACTTATGCTATGAGAGCCAAAGACGCCTCAAGAAACCACGTCGACTACTCTGAGCAACCAGAGCCTGAAGAGACTGAGcaacagaaacaagatCGTGAAAAGGGCGAGGAAGAAGACCGCAAACAAGAAGCAGAGATGaataagaagaagcaaGATCGTGAGAACCGTAGAAAGGAAGCCGAggaaaagagaaagaagctcggcgaagagaaaaaggaagagaagaaagaagacgaaACTGCTGACAAGACTAAACGTGACGACGAAACCGAGGTCgatcttgaaaatattccTGTTGTGTCTCAAGTGCCCGATGCTCCAAGTCCCCGCATTATCAACATGACTCCAGCTGAAATGGCTAAGGAAAAGGCTCGTGTGTTCCCTCCTCTGTTACCAGCACTTGCTAATGGTACTTTGGAAGACAAAGTTGCCGTCACCCTCAATGCCAGCATGTTCACACTCGATCTTGCTGCCTTGCAAAAAACCGGAGTCAACTCGTCACCACTGGAAATCAAGCACGCCGAGATGATTAAGAAAGCCCGTAAATATGTTGGCACCTCATCCAAGCACTTCTACGAGGTCTTGTTGACCAATGATCCATATGGACACGGTACTCACTACGACTGGAGATTTTTCAACCTGGTTCGTCTTGGAAACGAGCACGAAGCTGTCATGCACCATTTGATGCGAGCCTGGTCTATGTTTGCTGACCAAGAAGGCATTGCCTCGTGGATTTCTCACGGTTCGCTTATTGGTTGGTACTGGAACGGTATTTCGATGCCATGGGATTCTGACAATGATGTCCAAATGCCTATTGTCGAGCTCGACCGATTTGCCCAGCTGTATAACGGCACCTTGGTCGTTGAAGACGAAAAGGAAGGTACTGGCAGATACTACATTGATGTTGGTCCCTGGTACGTGAGCCGTCATAAGGGCAATGGTCGCAACGTTATCGACGCTAGATTCATCGATATCCGATCCGGTATCTACATTGACATCACCGGTTTGGCCCAGACAGACCGACCTGGTCAGTTTGCATGCAAAAACAACCATTACTATCACCACGACTGGCTCAGTCCCATGCGTAGAACTCTTTACGAAGGTGCCGAAACCTATGTTCCCAACATGTACGAAGCAGTCCTGCGAGACGAATACAACAAGTACCGTCAATCTACATTCAAGGACTGGTCGTTCAACCGTGATTTGAGACTATGGGTCCCCACCAAGAAATGCGCCAAGTTCAACGTCCCATCGCTCAAATTCGACGAGAACAACGATCTCAACCTGTACGGAGCTTGTAACGACGCCAATATCTACAAAGAATATACCCTAACAAAAGAAGTGTCACGTGAACACGCCAACGAGATGGATATCTACAATCGCATGGACATCGTCAACAAAAACGGCAAGAACATGTTTGTCGACACCGACGAGACGAGAGCTCTATTTGCAGACGAGTTCCGCGTCTACTACCCACCTCTGCGAGCCGATCCTGGCATTTCGGCCGATAAGTCCTGGCAGCATTAA
- the UTR4 gene encoding putative acireductone synthase UTR4 (Protein with sequence similarity to acireductone synthases; involved in methionine salvage; found in both the cytoplasm and nucleus; GO_component: GO:0005737 - cytoplasm [Evidence IEA,IEA]; GO_component: GO:0005737 - cytoplasm [Evidence IDA] [PMID 14562095]; GO_component: GO:0005634 - nucleus [Evidence IEA,IEA]; GO_component: GO:0005634 - nucleus [Evidence IDA] [PMID 14562095]; GO_function: GO:0043715 - 2,3-diketo-5-methylthiopentyl-1-phosphate enolase activity [Evidence IEA]; GO_function: GO:0043716 - 2-hydroxy-3-keto-5-methylthiopentenyl-1-phosphate phosphatase activity [Evidence IEA]; GO_function: GO:0043874 - acireductone synthase activity [Evidence IEA,IEA]; GO_function: GO:0043874 - acireductone synthase activity [Evidence ISS] [PMID 15102328]; GO_function: GO:0016787 - hydrolase activity [Evidence IEA]; GO_function: GO:0000287 - magnesium ion binding [Evidence IEA,IEA]; GO_function: GO:0046872 - metal ion binding [Evidence IEA]; GO_process: GO:0019284 - L-methionine biosynthetic process from S-adenosylmethionine [Evidence IEA]; GO_process: GO:0019509 - L-methionine salvage from methylthioadenosine [Evidence IEA,IEA]; GO_process: GO:0019509 - L-methionine salvage from methylthioadenosine [Evidence IMP] [PMID 18625006]; GO_process: GO:0008652 - cellular amino acid biosynthetic process [Evidence IEA]; GO_process: GO:0016311 - dephosphorylation [Evidence IEA,IEA,IEA]; GO_process: GO:0009086 - methionine biosynthetic process [Evidence IEA]), which produces MVRARAVVFDIEGTVCPISFVKEVLFPYAVQKIHSLVRDLPASSFPLSSSSDNVLISQYLSQFPSEYTGDAKSLLDHIDDLVARDVKASYLKTLQGYLWKSGYDSGEIKAPVYPDAVSHIQKWAKSLPSDGGVYIYSSGSVAAQILLFAHCEPDLDLTPYLKDYFDTVNAGQKVVPDSYNTIAKKIGLPASDILFFTDNTNEIDAAQKAGWQTTLVVRPGNAPFDDSYRSKTTVITSLDQVDLN; this is translated from the coding sequence ATGGTTCGTGCTAGAGCAGTTGTGTTCGACATTGAAGGCACAGTGTGCCCCATTTCGTTTGTGAAGGAGGTGCTGTTCCCGTATGCGGTTCAGAAAATCCATAGTTTGGTGCGGGACCTGCCAGCCAGCTCGTTCCCCCTGAGCTCGTCGAGCGACAATGTCCTGATCTCGCAGTATCTGTCGCAATTTCCCTCAGAATATACTGGTGATGCCAAGTCGCTGCTCGATCATATCGATGACCTGGTCGCTCGTGATGTTAAAGCTTCGTATCTGAAAACTCTGCAGGGTTATTTGTGGAAATCAGGTTACGACTCGGGCGAGATCAAGGCCCCTGTCTATCCTGACGCAGTGTCTCATATCCAGAAATGGGCCAAATCTCTTCCTTCGGATGGAGGTGTATATATCTACTCGTCGGGCTCTGTAGCAGCTCAGATTCTGTTGTTTGCGCATTGTGAACCTGATCTGGATCTCACTCCATATCTCAAGGACTACTTTGACACAGTCAATGCTGGCCAGAAGGTCGTCCCAGATTCTTACAATACAATTGCCAAGAAAATCGGACTCCCTGCTTCTGACATTTTGTTCTTCACTGATAACACTAACGAAATCGATGCTGCTCAGAAAGCCGGCTGGCAGACTACTCTCGTAGTCCGTCCCGGCAACGCACCTTTTGACGACAGCTACCGTTCTAAAACAACTGTCATCACCAGCCTCGATCAGGTTGACTTGAATTGA
- the RAD7 gene encoding UV-damaged DNA-binding protein RAD7, with protein MSRRRGRTGGEVRGPNSALTEFLRGQGISANEIRARHLERQEQRLAMEALGARGEEQGVEAENREEDLENEVRARAEAEKRRNRKRKRGESDSDDEDDEDFVDTEGGGAGGAGGPGRLRSRRRRQTDRNEEELALDGVDNCAQCKCRFTVTVYTTQTADGKVLCRKCSASSKEKKSADAAQLAVRRQRKKLAEALLDGKDLLTIPSLQDQCIATVVKYIDDVEALGDIGAINLQKISRIMTRNRRLTPVILKLFLDPLSRDIELWDCSSLTHDSLQSIASFCPHLEKLVLGMCGQLKNENLLYYATNLPNLKSIYLDGPFLINKETWITFFEAVGPRLEEFHVRSTHRIDEEVIANLVINCPNLTHLTFHRLSNIKGNTAIHLIADLAHLEHLELSYLGDDYSQAGTGPPPVRPVTVEEEVGRDMDETPEVQVQPVAEDPVDVVAVGDPDAEDLTVVTDDAIVAILNKVGSQLKTLILDGCSALTDRTITAGIRPCCGELTTLSLTLLDQITDEAVADLFTDWTINPGLVKVSFRRCIGLGDSAIEALVDHSRDTLVDLDLNSLQFVTSRGLSALKGTPNLTTIDLGFVRSTDDRIVEALDRSCPHLARVEVYGAPKVTAACRITPGRKLIGRQSDTI; from the coding sequence atgtcgagaagaagaggtcgAACGGGAGGAGAGGTTCGCGGGCCGAACTCGGCTTTGACAGAGTTTTTGAGGGGCCAGGGGATTAGTGCGAACGAGATTCGGGCGAGACATTTGGAGCGCCAGGAGCAGAGACTGGCTATGGAGGCACTGGGGGCTCGTGGCGAGGAGCAGGGAGTGGAGGCTGAGAATCGTGAGGAGGACTTGGAAAATGAAGTTCGAGCTCGAGCTGAAGctgagaagagaagaaacagaaaaaggaAACGGGGTGAGAGTGATAGcgatgacgaggatgacgaagatTTCGTCGATACTGAaggtggtggagctggtggagctggtggtcCTGGCAGGTTGAGaagtcgaagaagacggCAGACGGACCGAAATGAAGAGGAGTTGGCGTTGGATGGTGTGGATAACTGTGCTCAGTGCAAATGTCGGTTCACAGTGACTGTTTATACAACCCAAACGGCCGACGGAAAAGTTTTGTGTCGCAAGTGTAGTGCCAGTtctaaagaaaaaaagtctGCCGATGCTGCTCAGTTGGCAGTTCGTCGCCAGCGGAAAAAGCTCGCGGAAGCTTTGTTGGATGGGAAAGATTTATTGACTATTCCGTCTCTGCAAGATCAGTGTATAGCCACAGTTGTCAAGTATATTGACGATGTCGAGGCTCTTGGAGATATCGGCGCTATTAATTTACAAAAGATATCGCGGATCATGACTCGTAATCGACGACTGACTCCAgtgattttgaaactgtTTCTTGACCCGTTATCACGAGACATCGAGCTCTGGGACTGCTCGTCGCTGACTCATGACTCGCTACAGTCTATTGCCTCGTTCTGTCCTCATTTAGAGAAACTGGTTCTAGGAATGTGTGGCCAGTTGAAAAATGAGAATCTTCTTTATTATGCGACAAACTTGCCGAACCTGAAATCGATCTATCTGGACGGCCCGTTTTTGATCAATAAAGAAACATGGATCACGTTTTTCGAAGCCGTCGGGCCTCGACTCGAGGAGTTCCATGTCCGCTCGACTCATAGAATCGACGAAGAAGTCATTGCCAACCTAGTGATTAACTGTCCGAACTTGACTCACCTGACTTTTCATCGACTTTCAAATATTAAAGGCAATACCGCCATACACTTAATTGCCGACCTCGCTCATTTAGAGCATCTTGAACTGTCGTATTTAGGCGATGATTACAGTCAGGCCGGCACTGGACCTCCCCCCGTGCGACCTGTTActgtagaagaagaagtaggTCGTGATATGGACGAGACTCCCGAGGTACAAGTACAACCGGTTGCTGAAGACCCAGTTGACGTCGTCGCCGTAGGAGAtcctgatgctgaagacCTTACGGTTGTGACCGACGATGCCATTGTGGCTATTTTGAATAAAGTCGGCTCGCAACTGAAAACATTGATTCTTGACGGGTGTTCGGCATTGACCGACCGAACTATCACAGCTGGAATCAGGCCGTGTTGCGGAGAACTGACGACACTTTCACTGACTTTGTTGGACCAGATCACCGACGAGGCAGTTGCCGACCTGTTTACAGACTGGACTATCAACCCTGGTCTCGTTAAAGTGTCTTTTAGAAGATGTATTGGACTAGGCGACTCGGCAATCGAGGCTCTGGTGGACCACAGTCGCGACACGCTCGTCGACCTCGACCTGAACTCGCTGCAGTTCGTGACCTCTCGCGGTCTTTCCGCCCTGAAAGGCACTCCTAACCTGACCACCATTGATCTCGGGTTCGTTCGTAGCACCGACGACCGCATCGTCGAGGCCCTCGACCGGTCCTGTCCTCACCTGGCCCGTGTCGAGGTCTACGGTGCCCCTAAGGTGACTGCCGCCTGTCGCATCACCCCCGGTCGCAAGCTCATCGGTCGCCAAAGCGACACTATCTAA
- the HSF1 gene encoding stress-responsive transcription factor HSF1, producing MAVPKSAVASSTGGKVGTDTTPAAIGRSLKDNSIPVSAPVAPLSKRITNGPAKSKRSNNGQPKTRPFVAKLWSMVNDEGNSEYIHWMPDGKSFQVVGRELFEKTVLPKYFKHSNFSSFVRQLNMYGWHKVQDVTSGAMQTNEEKWQFQSPNFIRDREDLLDNIVRNRGSKGSDDEEEVDLNRIFEELNVIKENQVSISQDLYRIRKDNELLWTENYQNQERHKKHAETLDRILRFLASIYGNQGKLLADIMSPIKQGQRLLMPSGGMNLSSSIEPITEIDASSAGSGAKTSDTPGSVLSHDRLMSISSNSADPITEIIGSPDSVAGNNNNSNNNNTNSGSQVPTPQSHTAATSTPNTTSNLAPLDPNSLALTPYDNLLTGTNPALPPSTLGTTGNNPSNITSSSNTQTPGVFQAPLPPPPPRPVFPELTMYNDPNSLNANIVSLDDDDANAAHASAFAPEPALSDDQLIKSTRDIEEIARHIESQGDSIQNLQELLHRINPNYVKEESLTPEDLAPVTDKFADQTTPGLDPNFDEFLVDASGTPNFDMTNPVDGDFHIGSPIPFDVAPSPAPPNGPSKKRRKVSGKSVS from the coding sequence ATGGCTGTTCCTAAAAGTGCCGTTGCTTCATCCACCGGTGGTAAAGTTGGCACTGATACCACACCAGCCGCTATTGGCCGTTCTCTTAAAGATAATAGTATTCCAGTTAGtgcaccagtagcaccgCTGTCAAAGAGAATCACTAATGGACCAGCGAAATCCAAACGGTCAAATAATGGACAGCCCAAAACAAGACCGTTTGTAGCAAAGCTATGGAGTATGGTCAACGATGAGGGCAACTCGGAGTATATTCATTGGATGCCTGATGGAAAGAGTTTCCAAGTAGTAGGTCGTGAACTGTTTGAAAAGACGGTTTTGCCCAAATACTTTAAACACTCTAATTTCTCGTCATTTGTGCGACAATTAAACATGTACGGATGGCACAAAGTGCAAGACGTTACGTCAGGAGCCATGCAAACCAACGAAGAAAAGTGGCAGTTCCAATCGCCCAATTTCATTCGTGACCGAGAAgatcttcttgataatattgTCCGTAATAGAGGATCCAAGGGAagtgacgatgaagaagaagtggatCTAAACCGCATTTTCGAAGAGTTGAATGTCATCAAAGAGAACCAGGTATCCATCAGCCAGGATTTGTACCGTATTCGTAAAGACAATGAACTGCTATGGACTGAAAACTATCAGAACCAAGAACGACACAAGAAACACGCCGAGACTTTAGACCGGATTCTGCGGTTTCTAGCGTCCATCTACGGTAATCAGGGAAAATTACTGGCTGATATCATGAGTCCTATTAAACAAGGTCAAAGACTGCTGATGCCATCTGGAGGTATGAACCTGTCGTCATCAATTGAACCTATCACCGAAATCGATGCTTCGTCCGCTGGGTCCGGTGCTAAAACTTCCGACACTCCTGGCTCAGTATTATCCCACGACAGACTCATGTCCATCAGTTCTAATTCGGCTGATCCTATTACTGAAATTATCGGGTCTCCTGACAGTGTTGCtggtaataataacaacagcaacaataataacaccAATTCTGGAAGTCAAGTTCCTACACCACAATCACATACAGCTGCCACTTCTACACCCAACACCACAAGCAATCTTGCACCATTAGACCCTAACAGCCTAGCACTGACACCGTATGACAACCTTCTCACTGGAACAAACCCAGCGTTACCACCATCTACACTTGGTACCACTGGTAACAACCCCAGCAACAtcacatcatcatccaatACCCAAACACCCGGGGTTTTCCAagcaccactaccacctccaccaccacgTCCAGTGTTTCCCGAGCTTACCATGTACAATGATCCTAACAGTCTGAATGCCAACATTGTCAGTTtggacgacgacgatgcGAATGCCGCTCATGCCAGTGCATTTGCACCTGAACCTGCTCTCTCGGACGACCAACTGATCAAATCAACTCGCGACATTGAAGAGATAGCCCGTCACATCGAGTCTCAAGGCGACTCCATTCAAAACCTGCAAGAGTTACTCCACCGGATCAATCCCAACTACGTCAAAGAGGAGAGTCTGACGCCCGAAGACCTCGCTCCTGTCACCGACAAGTTCGCTGACCAGACAACCCCGGGTCTGGACCCCAACTTCGACGAATTTCTCGTCGATGCCTCGGGCACCCCCAATTTCGACATGACCAACCCCGTCGACGGCGACTTCCACATCGGTTCACCCATCCCATTCGACGTGGCCCCGAGCCCCGCTCCCCCCAACGGCCCCTCCAAAAAGCGCCGCAAGGTCAGCGGCAAGTCCGTCTCCTAA
- the PRE6 gene encoding proteasome core particle subunit alpha 4 (Alpha 4 subunit of the 20S proteasome; may replace alpha 3 subunit (Pre9p) under stress conditions to create a more active proteasomal isoform; GFP-fusion protein relocates from cytosol to the mitochondrial surface upon oxidative stress; GO_component: GO:0005737 - cytoplasm [Evidence IEA,IEA]; GO_component: GO:0005739 - mitochondrion [Evidence IDA] [PMID 16806052]; GO_component: GO:0042175 - nuclear outer membrane-endoplasmic reticulum membrane network [Evidence IDA] [PMID 9799224]; GO_component: GO:0005634 - nucleus [Evidence IEA,IEA]; GO_component: GO:0005634 - nucleus [Evidence IDA] [PMID 18504300]; GO_component: GO:0000502 - proteasome complex [Evidence IEA]; GO_component: GO:0005839 - proteasome core complex [Evidence IEA]; GO_component: GO:0019773 - proteasome core complex, alpha-subunit complex [Evidence IEA]; GO_component: GO:0019773 - proteasome core complex, alpha-subunit complex [Evidence IDA] [PMID 9087403]; GO_component: GO:0034515 - proteasome storage granule [Evidence IDA] [PMID 18504300]; GO_function: GO:0004175 - endopeptidase activity [Evidence IEA]; GO_function: GO:0016787 - hydrolase activity [Evidence IEA]; GO_function: GO:0003674 - molecular_function [Evidence ND]; GO_function: GO:0008233 - peptidase activity [Evidence IEA]; GO_function: GO:0004298 - threonine-type endopeptidase activity [Evidence IEA,IEA]; GO_process: GO:0010499 - proteasomal ubiquitin-independent protein catabolic process [Evidence IDA] [PMID 19162040]; GO_process: GO:0043161 - proteasome-mediated ubiquitin-dependent protein catabolic process [Evidence IDA] [PMID 11545745]; GO_process: GO:0043161 - proteasome-mediated ubiquitin-dependent protein catabolic process [Evidence IDA] [PMID 19029916]; GO_process: GO:0006508 - proteolysis [Evidence IEA]; GO_process: GO:0051603 - proteolysis involved in cellular protein catabolic process [Evidence IEA]; GO_process: GO:0006511 - ubiquitin-dependent protein catabolic process [Evidence IEA]) — protein MSGYDRALSVFRQHPPPVNANPSIEVEYALEAVKRGTCAVGVKGRDVVVLGCEKRSALKLQDTRTTPSKICKIDKHLTLAFAGLNADARVLIDKARVEAQSHKLTLEDPASVEYITKYIAGVQQRYTQSGGVRPFGVSTLVIGFDPNDKVPKLYQTEPSGIYSAWKANAIGRSSKTVRDLLEKSYEEDMDREASVKLVIKSLLEVVQTGARNIEIAIMSPGSELELLDSETLATYVADIEAEKAAEAAKKKPRSSDQQQA, from the exons ATGAGCGGATACGACCGAGCTTTATCAGTTTTCAG gcagcaccccccaCCCGTAAATGCTAACCCGTCAATAGAAGTAGAGTACGCCCTTGAGGCCGTGAAACGAGGAACCTGTGCCGTGGGTGTCAAGGGCCGAGACGTGGTTGTTTTGGGATGTGAGAAGCGCAGTGCTTTGAAGTTACAGGATACTCGGACTACCCCGTCCAAGATTTGTAAGATTGATAAGCATCTGACTCTGGCGTTTGCCGGGTTGAATGCCGATGCCCGAGTGCTGATTGATAAGGCGCGTGTCGAGGCCCAATCGCATAAACTCACTTTAGAGGACCCGGCCAGTGTGGAGTATATCACCAAATACATTGCCGGAGTGCAGCAACGGTATACTCAGAGCGGAGGTGTCAGACCGTTTGGTGTTTCGACTCTGGTGATTGGATTTGATCCTAATGACAAGGTTCCTAAACTTTACCAAACCGAGCCATCAGGAATCTATTCGGCCTGGAAAGCCAATGCTATTGGCCGCAGCTCGAAAACCGTTCGTGACCTGCTGGAGAAATCgtatgaagaagacatGGATAGAGAAGCTTCAGTTAAGCTTGTGATTAAAAGTTTACTAGAAGTAGTTCAAACCGGAGCCCGTAACATCGAAATCGCCATCATGTCGCCCGGCTCGGAACTCGAGCTGCTCGATTCAGAGACCCTCGCTACATACGTGGCCGACATCGAGGCCGAAAAGGCCGCTGAGGCCGCTAAAAAGAAGCCTCGTTCTTCggaccagcagcaagcCTAG